The Gemmatimonadota bacterium genome has a segment encoding these proteins:
- a CDS encoding glycosyltransferase family 1 protein → MTRPLRLLVCADTYPPQVNGVSVVTALSVEGLHRRGWEVAVISPRYPAEASDVFRDVAHEGSRSLSVRVRSVPLPGYPEIRVAAPCRSAVRTTIRRFRPDLVHSATEFMIGWTGQREAVRHGLPAVSSYHTDFSRYTEAYGVPRLRPAVQRYLGRFHRRSARVYTPGMVAREELTALGVSRVEVWGRGVDLTQFNAAQRDPAAVRLPGVDPDAFLFLHVGRLAAEKGVERILDAYRLASSSLAGRRPVHLIVAGDGPALPALRAAAPAGVTFLGNLDRLKALPALYASADAFLFASHTETLGLVILEAMASGLPVIAAPAGGVADHLRHEENGLAYPPGDVTAMAEALERMATNPALRTRLAQGARRTAEALSWEAELDRLAASYGEVIRGG, encoded by the coding sequence ATGACTCGCCCACTGCGCCTCCTGGTCTGTGCCGACACCTACCCCCCGCAGGTCAACGGGGTCTCCGTAGTCACCGCCCTCTCGGTCGAGGGGCTGCATCGGCGCGGGTGGGAGGTCGCGGTGATCTCCCCGCGCTACCCGGCGGAAGCGTCCGACGTCTTCCGGGATGTGGCGCACGAGGGCTCGCGCTCGCTGAGCGTGCGCGTGCGCAGCGTGCCGCTGCCGGGCTACCCCGAGATTCGCGTCGCCGCCCCCTGCCGCTCGGCGGTACGAACCACCATTCGGCGCTTCCGGCCTGACCTGGTCCACTCCGCGACCGAGTTCATGATCGGTTGGACCGGACAGCGCGAGGCGGTCCGACACGGACTCCCGGCAGTCTCCTCCTACCACACGGACTTCTCCCGGTATACCGAGGCCTATGGCGTCCCACGCTTGCGGCCGGCCGTGCAACGATATCTCGGGCGATTCCACCGCCGCAGCGCGCGGGTCTATACGCCCGGGATGGTCGCCCGGGAGGAGCTGACGGCCTTGGGGGTGTCACGGGTGGAGGTCTGGGGGCGCGGCGTCGACCTCACCCAATTCAATGCAGCGCAGCGGGATCCCGCAGCAGTCCGGCTTCCGGGAGTCGACCCCGATGCGTTCCTGTTCCTGCACGTCGGGCGACTCGCCGCGGAAAAGGGAGTCGAGAGGATTCTGGACGCATACCGCCTCGCGAGCAGCAGCCTCGCGGGCCGCCGCCCCGTGCACCTGATCGTGGCCGGCGACGGTCCCGCACTCCCCGCCCTTCGTGCCGCGGCTCCCGCCGGGGTGACCTTCCTCGGCAACCTCGATCGACTGAAGGCCCTGCCGGCCCTGTACGCCAGCGCCGATGCCTTTCTCTTCGCCTCGCACACCGAGACGCTCGGCCTGGTGATCCTGGAGGCGATGGCGAGCGGCCTCCCGGTGATCGCCGCACCGGCGGGTGGGGTCGCCGACCATCTGCGCCATGAGGAGAATGGGCTGGCCTATCCGCCGGGGGATGTCACCGCCATGGCGGAAGCGCTCGAACGGATGGCGACCAACCCGGCGCTGCGGACAAGGCTGGCGCAGGGTGCTCGTCGGACCGCCGAGGCCCTCTCGTGGGAGGCTGAGCTGGACCGTTTGGCCGCGAGCTACGGCGAAGTGATTCGAGGGGGCTGA
- a CDS encoding alkaline phosphatase, protein MSAPSGIDRVILVVLDGLRPDLITPDWLPCLSGLAASGSHTLAGTTVQPSVTAAALASLFTGVEPTVHGIVGETTLRPRLGHRLTLLPRALATGGVPMVGHMRALPWGTRTLGTLLAAQLGMRTIFGGHEAEGILDRALPTLRAASRGVTYLHWPDADQAGHAWGWMSPHYRAAARRLDTAMARLLDVSAVLDDPRSVLIALADHGGGGQRRDDHDSTHPHDVTIPIVMAGGQVRAGLLPAGSSPLDVCATVPWLFGIAPPGGWSGRPLREAFTVAPRIAAPTAVAA, encoded by the coding sequence GTGTCCGCACCCAGTGGCATTGATCGCGTGATCCTCGTCGTCCTCGACGGATTGCGCCCCGATCTCATCACCCCCGATTGGCTGCCCTGCCTGAGCGGGCTGGCCGCGTCAGGCAGCCACACCCTCGCCGGCACGACGGTGCAACCAAGCGTCACCGCGGCTGCGCTTGCCTCGCTCTTTACCGGGGTGGAGCCGACGGTGCACGGTATCGTTGGCGAGACCACACTACGTCCGCGGCTTGGCCACCGGCTGACGCTGCTGCCACGCGCCTTGGCCACCGGTGGCGTGCCGATGGTGGGCCACATGCGCGCGTTGCCATGGGGCACGCGCACGCTCGGGACCCTGCTCGCGGCGCAGTTGGGCATGCGGACGATCTTCGGCGGACATGAGGCGGAGGGCATTCTCGACCGCGCGCTCCCGACCCTGCGAGCCGCGTCCCGCGGCGTGACCTACCTGCACTGGCCCGATGCCGATCAGGCTGGGCACGCGTGGGGATGGATGTCGCCCCACTACCGGGCCGCCGCACGCCGGCTCGATACTGCGATGGCCCGGTTGCTCGACGTCAGCGCAGTCCTCGACGACCCGCGCTCCGTGCTCATTGCGCTGGCGGACCACGGCGGCGGTGGGCAGCGACGCGATGATCACGACAGCACGCACCCCCACGACGTCACCATTCCGATCGTCATGGCCGGTGGCCAAGTGCGCGCCGGGCTGTTGCCGGCCGGCAGTTCGCCGCTCGACGTCTGCGCCACCGTGCCCTGGCTCTTTGGCATCGCCCCGCCGGGGGGCTGGAGCGGACGGCCATTGCGCGAGGCGTTCACCGTGGCTCCCCGCATCGCCGCTCCCACGGCGGTGGCCGCATGA
- a CDS encoding phosphatase PAP2 family protein, producing the protein MTIPLRVMQQLDHHDRRLLDRWSLGEHAGDAHRRGWIVVTHAGGAVVTIASVLIPLLVGPWPRAISIRAALALTISHLIVQALKRMVNRERPDATALIRCPDRFSFPSGHATAALAVALSYALTWPGLAPLLVPAAVLIGWSRVALGVHYPGDVLIGQLIALATVAGVALAG; encoded by the coding sequence ATGACGATTCCGTTGCGCGTGATGCAACAGCTCGATCACCATGATCGCCGCCTGCTGGACCGCTGGTCGCTCGGCGAGCACGCCGGCGACGCGCATCGCCGCGGGTGGATCGTGGTGACGCATGCGGGCGGCGCGGTCGTGACGATCGCGAGTGTGCTGATTCCCCTGCTCGTGGGGCCGTGGCCTCGCGCGATCAGTATCCGGGCAGCCCTGGCGCTCACGATCTCGCACTTGATCGTGCAGGCGCTCAAGCGGATGGTGAATCGCGAGCGGCCCGACGCGACGGCGCTGATTCGTTGCCCGGATCGCTTCTCCTTTCCCTCCGGGCATGCCACCGCGGCGCTGGCGGTCGCCCTGAGCTACGCGTTGACATGGCCCGGCCTCGCCCCGCTGCTGGTGCCGGCCGCGGTGCTGATTGGCTGGAGTCGCGTCGCGCTCGGGGTGCACTATCCCGGCGACGTGCTGATCGGGCAGCTGATCGCGCTGGCCACGGTCGCCGGTGTCGCCCTGGCGGGGTGA
- a CDS encoding glycosyltransferase family 1 protein yields MRIALFSEVYRPMVSGVSLVLQRLVQALEQRGHQVRVYAPDYPLEPGHLDDSNICRTPSRRLFLYPDVRWGFPEWSTIRADFAAFRPDLVHVATEFAMGTTGVRLAREFDLPVIASAHTDYERYSSRYHLDWLMPAGWQYLRWFYGHATRVLCPSRPYERHLHVRGVRHTALWSRGVDRAQFTPAHRDASVRAEFGVALNQPMVLYVGRLAAEKNLDLLLDAWRQLGPRDDDPRLVLIGAGPLEAELRAATPPGVVMAGVRTGNALGACYASADLFAFPSSTETFGNVLLEAMSSGVASLAVSAGGVTDFAEHAVNAWMVEPDSASALTEGLRRLLDDGGLRRRLAAGGEATAVSRDWKSIFTGVVQEYERARALARLESAA; encoded by the coding sequence ATGCGCATCGCACTCTTCTCCGAAGTCTATCGACCGATGGTGAGTGGCGTCTCCCTTGTGCTGCAGCGCCTCGTCCAGGCCCTGGAGCAACGGGGCCACCAGGTCAGGGTCTACGCGCCAGACTATCCGCTCGAGCCGGGTCATCTCGACGATTCCAACATCTGTCGGACGCCGTCGCGCCGGCTCTTCCTCTATCCCGACGTGCGCTGGGGCTTTCCGGAGTGGTCGACGATCCGCGCAGACTTCGCGGCGTTCCGGCCGGATCTCGTCCATGTCGCGACGGAGTTCGCGATGGGCACGACCGGGGTGCGACTCGCACGGGAATTCGACCTGCCGGTGATCGCGTCCGCGCACACCGACTACGAGCGCTACTCCTCCCGCTACCATCTCGACTGGCTGATGCCGGCAGGGTGGCAATACTTGCGCTGGTTCTACGGGCACGCGACGCGAGTGCTCTGCCCCTCGCGACCCTACGAGCGCCACCTGCACGTGCGCGGTGTCCGTCACACGGCGCTGTGGAGTCGTGGCGTCGACCGCGCGCAATTCACGCCCGCGCATCGCGACGCCTCGGTGCGTGCGGAGTTCGGTGTCGCGCTGAATCAGCCGATGGTGCTCTACGTCGGTCGGCTCGCGGCGGAGAAGAACCTCGACCTGTTGCTCGACGCGTGGCGTCAGTTGGGGCCGCGCGACGACGACCCGCGCCTCGTCCTGATCGGCGCCGGTCCACTTGAGGCGGAGTTGCGAGCCGCCACGCCGCCCGGGGTGGTGATGGCCGGCGTGCGCACCGGCAACGCGCTCGGGGCGTGCTACGCCTCGGCCGACCTCTTCGCCTTCCCGTCGAGCACCGAGACGTTCGGCAATGTCCTGCTCGAGGCGATGTCCTCCGGCGTGGCGTCGCTCGCGGTCAGTGCGGGAGGCGTCACCGATTTCGCCGAGCATGCCGTCAATGCCTGGATGGTCGAGCCGGATTCCGCCAGCGCGCTGACCGAGGGACTGCGACGGCTCCTTGATGATGGCGGCCTGAGGCGACGCCTGGCGGCGGGCGGTGAAGCGACGGCGGTCAGTCGCGACTGGAAGTCCATCTTCACCGGGGTGGTGCAGGAGTACGAGCGGGCGCGGGCGCTCGCTCGGCTGGAGTCTGCGGCCTGA
- a CDS encoding dienelactone hydrolase family protein — translation MSSIVPLHALTLEGDPEAPALVLMHGRGSDERDLFPLGRMLHPHATIVSVRAPFPAAPWGYGTGYAWYRYIAGTTPDPESFEWGQQSLTAFLETLPARFDGLPGGIILGGFSQGGTTALGQLLRHPGSVRGVMVCSGFLANHPTVAATPETVGTTPIFWGHGTADAAIPHEHGAAGQHALRMADARLTAHSYEGMGHTIGSAEVADMKAWLASLG, via the coding sequence ATGTCGAGCATCGTCCCCCTGCACGCCCTGACCCTCGAAGGCGACCCCGAGGCGCCCGCGCTGGTGCTGATGCACGGCCGCGGGAGTGACGAGCGCGATCTCTTTCCGCTCGGTCGCATGCTGCACCCGCACGCCACCATCGTCTCGGTTCGGGCCCCCTTCCCCGCGGCCCCCTGGGGCTACGGCACCGGCTACGCCTGGTACCGCTACATCGCCGGCACGACACCGGACCCGGAGTCGTTCGAGTGGGGCCAGCAGTCGCTCACGGCGTTTCTGGAGACGCTCCCTGCCCGCTTCGACGGGCTGCCGGGGGGCATCATCCTCGGCGGCTTCTCCCAGGGCGGCACGACGGCGCTGGGGCAGCTCCTGCGGCATCCCGGGAGCGTGCGCGGCGTGATGGTCTGCAGCGGCTTCCTTGCCAACCATCCCACGGTCGCGGCGACCCCCGAGACGGTCGGCACGACGCCGATCTTCTGGGGCCACGGCACCGCCGACGCGGCGATTCCGCACGAGCATGGTGCGGCCGGCCAGCACGCGTTGCGGATGGCGGATGCGCGGCTGACCGCGCACTCGTATGAGGGGATGGGACACACCATCGGGTCGGCCGAGGTTGCCGACATGAAGGCGTGGTTGGCGTCGCTGGGGTAA